DNA sequence from the Oryza brachyantha chromosome 5, ObraRS2, whole genome shotgun sequence genome:
GTTCCCAATAAGACAGAGGGGAAGTTGAGGCAAAACCAAACGAAACGAAACGAAACGAAACGAAACGACACCACCAACACAGCAACGCGTGCGTGCACTGATGCACATGGCAACACCGGCGCGTCGCCACTCGCCACCAGCGGCCagatgcgcgcgcgcgcgcgcccatGCACTCTCCTGCGACTCGTGAGCCGTGTCATTCCATCGCGGCTTCCTGCTCCTGCCATGGCCCGTGATCTCCCTTAAATTCCCCAACCCTACTCGAGAATTAATAAGCCTGACACCTCTCGCCGCGACCACGACCGCGACAACACCAACCACGGCCTCCTGCGGTTGCCATTGGCTGGctggagttggtggtggtggcggtggcggtgtgTCGCGCCATGGCGGTGGCCGTGTCGTGGGCGCGGTTCTTGGCGGTGGCGCTGCTGCTCGTTTCGTCGGGTGGTgcggttgccgccgccggccgacctCACCACGGGCGCGGGAGTAAGCACGGGCATACGAAGGGGTTGCGGCCgggaaaggcggcggcgaagccgTACCCGGTGAACGCGACGTCGGTGGAGACGATCGAGCGGCAGTTCACGCGGTGGGTGCGGTTCATGGGCGGGCGAGACCACAGCGCGTTCCAGCGCGCGCTCTACCGCGGGCTCCTGCCGACGCGCACGCTCGTCGTCGACAAGaaccccgccgccggcaactTCACGTCCATCCAGGCCGCCGTCGACTCGCTCCCGCTCATCAACCTCGCCCGCGTCGTCATCAAGGTCAATGCCGGCACATACACGTACGTTACGTGGCCTCCTGGTCTCTGTCTCTCCAGCACGCACCGATgcctgccgccgtcgccgtctgaAACTTGCGACACTgatctctcctccccctcgtaCGTGCAGTGAGAAGGTGACCATCTCGCCGCTGCGCGCGTTCGTGACCATCgagggcgccggcgcggaCAAGACGGTGGTGCAGTGGGGCGACACGGCGGACACGGTCGGCCCGTTCGGCCGCCCCTTCGGCACGTTCGCCTCCGCGACGTTCGCCGTCAACGCGCAGTACTTCGTCGCCAAGAACATCAGCTTCAAGGTGAGTACCACCACACCCACACCGCATGCTTCGGGCGACGTTGCACCTGCATATCATTCTCTTTGTGCGTGTGTATGTGTCGCGGCAGAACACGGCGCCGGTGCCGAGGCCGGGGGCGCTGGGGAAGCAGGGGGTGGCGCTGCGGATATCGGCGGACAACGCGGCGTTCGTGGGGTGCAACTTCCTCGGCGCGCAGGACACACTCTACGACCACCTGGGCCGTCACTACTACAGAGATTGCTACATCGAGGGCTCCGTCGACTTCATCTTCGGCAACGCCCTCTCCCTCTACGAGGTACACATATCAACCTCTGCATCTCCATCTTCCCTTTGTCACTGCTCTCTCTCCGTCTTTAAGTAACTCTATTTTTTGATCGTCATACACCTATCAATATAAAAGGTAAAAACCTTAAATATTATTCACTAATCAATACAATTATTCTTGCTTTATCTATTACTAATGTATCTATTACTTATTTTCACAAACTATAATAAttactacttaaaaataaacttatttttcttaaatagaataattaaaatattcttattttgaaatggactGAGTTACATGCGAGCACACATTTTCCACAGTGAAAAATCATGGCATGAATTGCCAGCAACCCGACACATTTTCCTACCTGAaacggtaaaaaaataatatagcaGGATTTGCCAGCGCCCCAGCTAATTAAGGTTTAAGGTTTAGTGGTGGCCATGTATAGTTAATTAGCAGCTGAAAAGCTGAGACCAAGTCAACAGGAAATCTTTGCTCAATCCACGATGTCAGTGTTCCAGCACAGCCCAAATGCACAACAGGACACCGTGTCAGTAGGCACTGGCCCGCAGCTTTCTGACAGGGCACTACTCCTGGCCTACGTGGCAGCGACAATGCACCACGCTGGACACTGAGAGAGAACCCATCACGCAAAATCTCGACCACTGTTAAAACTCATAGGGTTACAGTAGAGGCAAACCACTATCCGTCACATTTGGCCCCCGATTTCATGACTGGCCCTACTACTACAGCTACACGAAGATCGCAGCTCGTTTAATGCGAAAATCCAGCGCAAATGGAATGTTGATGGCTAATCAGAGCCCTTTTGGGTTTTAATTAATAGAGCGTGGGTAAA
Encoded proteins:
- the LOC102710785 gene encoding probable pectinesterase 53, whose product is MAVAVSWARFLAVALLLVSSGGAVAAAGRPHHGRGSKHGHTKGLRPGKAAAKPYPVNATSVETIERQFTRWVRFMGGRDHSAFQRALYRGLLPTRTLVVDKNPAAGNFTSIQAAVDSLPLINLARVVIKVNAGTYTEKVTISPLRAFVTIEGAGADKTVVQWGDTADTVGPFGRPFGTFASATFAVNAQYFVAKNISFKNTAPVPRPGALGKQGVALRISADNAAFVGCNFLGAQDTLYDHLGRHYYRDCYIEGSVDFIFGNALSLYEGCHVHAIARNYGALTAQNRMSILEDTGFSFVNCRVTGSGALYLGRAWGTFSRVIFAYTYMDNIIIPRGWYNWGDPTREMTVFYGQYKCTGPGANYAGRVAWSRELTDQEAKPFISLSFIDGLEWVKL